Below is a genomic region from Silurus meridionalis isolate SWU-2019-XX chromosome 10, ASM1480568v1, whole genome shotgun sequence.
AACTGCTGTCAGTTCACAATTAATGTTTAACacacaaaatgaaagaaaacattataacacacacacacacacacacacacacacacacacacaccatctggtTAAATATGCACAGAGACACTATGAAAAATAATAAGTTTTGGATATTGGACTAACAGAGAATGTAGATCAGGATGAAGGATGGAGGGCCAGACTGTGGAGAGGAACCACAGAGGAACTCCTGAGAGGAACCATTGTGGAGAGAATTATTAGAAAAcagtaatatataaacacagGAACCAATATAACAACTTTGGTATGATAAAAATCAGAGATTCTTCCTCATCATGACCATCAGAAACTAACATACAAGAGCTAATTATACTTCTACAAATAAACACGTCTGATTAAAGcctgaaaaatacaaataaaaagtgatttgtgatgAATGAGTTCAGATGATGGGGACAACACTGTAGGTGCCGATTCCACACTGATTCTGGTTCCGCAGCATTCGTATATATCCTCCTTCTCCCCAATTATCACTCCAActaggagagagagaagggggtagaaagaaagaaagagaggggggtATTTCAGTCAGTTATTTCATAATCAATATTAGTtacataaaatttatttttaaaagtagcaCAAATAAATAGCATAAAAGAATgacactgtgagtgtgtgtgtgtgtgtgtgtgtgtgtgtgagtgtgtgagaaagagagagagggcgaGAGAGAAACCTGTTTTTGACCAGCCAGTATTGTCTCCCATCTTCTTTTCCATATCCAACTATCAGAACAGCATGATTTAATGGTAAAGAAGGACATGACGTTTCGTTATATATacctaaataaaacacacacacacacacacacacacacacacacacacacacacttcagaatGTTGTTTGTAAACTCTGAACTTTAACACACATGCAGTTCTGCATGAAGCGTTTAAATCATGTATCCCCTCCTCCATACGTGCACCTGGTCAGGTAGTAACATTACtgtagttaaaataaatattagttcATATATTTCTGGGAAATTACTGTAAATAACAGGTATAAATAGTATGTAtgtggttgtgtgagtgtgtgtgtgtgtgtgtgtgtgtgtgtgtgtgtgtgtgtgtgtgtgtgctttgtcaTAAACAGTCCTGCACACACGTCTCATTAAGACTGGAGTGATGTAACGGAGGTTGAGAAATCTAacagtgtttatacacacacacacacacacacacacacacacacacacacaggcatttccacattacacactgtacagaaACCCAGATATATCACATGAAAAACATTCACATGAATAAAATACTTTAGCAGATTCTTTACTACTGTTAATACTACAAAAATATCACACACTGAGATTTGATTCACTGTaaagtgatcagtacagtgtgtgtgtgtgtgtgtgtgtgtgtgtgtgtgtgtgtgtgtgtgctcattaCCATCCTTGTAGTGGTGAAACGAGGTCATGTTGGCATTGATTCCCACTGCAACCGGTCCGATGGTAGCCACCACCTTCTGCAGCTCAAACTCATTATAACGTGGAAGAACCCGGTAACCCTTACAGTGCCCATAATTATGAGCACGACGGCAGAACACCTCCTACAGAACAAAACattcaattaaatacaaaatatttgatATCGTGACAGAAGAAAGAGCAGAGAACCGACACCTACACgagtgtgtggtggtataaTAGTTACTGAAACTGTGTGAAGACTCTGGTAAAGTCTGGGCTttcaggtggtggtggtggtggtgaagtgAACTTCATGCAGACTTTAAGgcatattaacacacacatgtagtAACAACAACAGGAAGCATCAGGAATCTCTGGTGTTCATGACTCCATGTCTGTGCTTAAAGATACATTGGCAAGTAAGAAACGTTCACATCAGCAGAAAAGGCTGCAGGAGTGGATAAAACTCAGAGATGTGTTTGTTTGATATATATATCTTACTTCCTGCAGGGATATCGCTTTTAGTACCTATTGGCTGAAGGCCTGGGATTTTGGGCCCTAAAGAGGTTGTTCCATTTATAGAGGATTTAAACTCCTCACCTTCCCCAGAAAAGTCTGCTAATATTCTGGAGAAGAGCTGATGTAGACATCCAGGACATGGAACAGTTCACAAAATCTTTATTCTTGCAGAGATTTCTGAAGTTAAACCtgtctgtagatgttttgtaGATTTGGAGAGGGATTACAATCATGATGACCTTAATATTTGAGATTGTTGATGAGTGCTGGGTGAACACCAGACTCTGTACCAGTGTGAACTGTATTTATATTACTGCTCTACTTCCACACAATTATCTAACAATGCATCAAGCACACAAGGACTAATGAGACGCTGGGAAAATAGTTGTACCTTATCTTCATAAGGGTATTCAGACTCCTTGCTGATTCCTTCATTGTTTACAATGTAATGAAATGCATTAGTTAGAAGTCCTCCAAAGCAGCCATGATTTCCTGCCAAATGACTGCAGTCCACCAGCTGCTGAACACTCAGAGGAACCAGCACacccttctttttcttcatctgaGCTTCTAAAGCTCCAACTGCACTGAATGCCCAGCATGAGTTGCAATTACCCtacaccaaaaacacacacacacacacacaaatgttgcTTCACAAAACAGAAGAGCACATATATTTGTTAGCGTGATTGTTGGAGATGATACCTGGTTCTGAACAGGAGTGACAAATCCATCCTCAGTCCAGTTCACACTGGGAGGAAGAGGGAAATTAATTGGAAAGGtaaaattatcatcatcatcctgaGGAGAAAAGTTCTCCATCCTCAGACCATTCAGCTTAGCATTGACTTCTTCTGCAgtctacataaacacacaaaagaaatgGACAAAGAATATTTTGCTTCTACATGAAGTCACATGAACCCGAAAATAAAGAAGTCATGGAACACTGGATCATACCATGTCTGAAAGGTGATTGAGGCCAGTGGTAAAGGTGTGAAGTCCTGCTGCAGCTTCTTCATTGTGCTTCTTCACTTCTAAAACCTTCTGCTCCCAAACTGATCTCCTGTATGCTTCCTCCATctgacacacaaaaacaaacccagaaaaccataaaaaatctttctaacaaatgtatttatgtgaGGTGCTACCTGTTgtatttataattgtaaaaaaagtCAATCTAGACGAGCAGAAATCCAATCTCATGACTCTTCTTTCAAGACACTTCCTTTATTAGCTTGCTCTGACTTTCAGTCTCAGTAAATTCTGAAAATATGAGGATCTAGCTTTGTGTTATATTTTCACTCAGGGGTCTCCAACATTACAATCTACTCACTTcatctatttaaaaacaatctattatgagaataaatatatatgtgtgtgtgtgtgtgtgtgtgtgtgtgtgtgtgtgtgtaaataaaacaagGAGGAAATAAAAGCCTATAATAAACCTAATAAGGGTTCATTTGTGAATCTTAAATTACTTGTACATGTATTAATAGCAGTAAAATTACAggattctttttttgtgtgtttgtttttaagagaTTGAACTCCAGAGAGTGATTTGTTGGGAAGGTGAGGTCAGTCTAAATCAGAAAAGAGACTGCGTGTTTAAAAAGTCTTTCACCCAAACACTAAAACTGAATCTGAGCGTAGAGTCTTCATGCTGCTTTAAGGTGAACAGGTGGAGTTCATTGGTCTTGATAAGTTCAGCCTGGTCCTTCGTCTCCCTCTGGTGGTCAAAGGCAGACTAGCTGCTGATGATGTAGGGCTGGGCTGTTTAAATCCTATCACTGTATGTAGTTAGCATTTCTTGTAGCTAAAGTTTCAGGCAAACTAAAAAAGTACATAAAGACTTTAAGATCTGTTTGATTTCAGCGTGGTCTTGTTGAATAAAAGCTATGGATGCAAATCACTCTGGTTCTCTAACTACCCCCTCTGTCTCACACTCAGGCACTGATCTCTTTGTGTTGGAAAGAAGCAGCTCATATCATTAGAACAGTGGCCCTACGACAGGTTTACTAGTTGTGTATGTTTAGTAGAATAAAAGAATCTCATATCTTCAGTGATGTTACAATAATGATTTGTTGTTAGTAATGCAGGATGCTCacctttatgttgttttatggcGATTGATTTTAAGTTTTCAAAACATGAAATTAATATGTAATTTGTGTTCTCACCGCATCGCTGtagtttttattgaattatttttccAAGACCTCCAAGAGCCGTCCAGATTCATATCACAGCAAACCCCAGACAGCAGCAGAGTCAGAAGCAGAACACGCATCATTGAGACTGTAAACACATGATAACTGGTTTTGCTCGAGATCATATTGTGTTAATGATTATGCGTGTTCATGATACAGCCAAGAGCATGTAACCATCACAGCCatgtgtgtttcttccccaaagtgTGTCCACAAAGTCACATTATATAAAGAACTGAGATTCTCAAAGTGTTCCAGCAGAACGATGTACACAAAGCACACTCCATGATCACAAGGTTTTTGGTGTGAACATTGAAGAGGAGAAACTCGAGAGTCCTGCAAAAAGAGAACTGACCTTTTCAACCCCACTTGGGGATGAACTAAAACCTCCCTGAACAtaccaacatcagtgtctgatctcactaataGCAAAATGGTCTCTGATCCCCAAAGCCACACCTCAAAATCTAGTTTAATGCCTTCACAGAGGAGAGAAGTTCAACCTGcacagatcagtgtgtgatgATTAGCGGTGCTATTAAATATCCATATTATAGATGTTTATTAATGTATCAGTATGGAGTTAAACATGTCTCTAGTTATCTTGAAATGTACGTTAAATTCAGATTATGAGAATAATTCAGACTGTTAAAGAATATGATGGCCAAGATATTCTGAAGAACAGCAACAATGACAACAACAATAATGATGGTAATAAATAGTTACTATGTGGGTGGGGTTAATAATGACACGCTGTTATTTGGACAATCAGCTACATTTTCCCCCCATGGAAGGTGAGACCAGTCCCCAACCCTAAATGCAATGTGTGGAAGATTTCTGGGGTTAATTAAAGTACACATTCACTCTTTAGACTTTTATACTGTAGTTTACATGTGAAAATGGAAATGTGGTCATTCTGCCCTACGTTGGTTTCGTTTATTTCCTTTCTCACAGATCAGATCACATTTTCTACATGCTACAGTATGTTCCTCTCTGCCATCAGACCTAAAAGAGGAGTATCACTTATACTGACATGCAACAATATGGTTTATCTGATAATGTAacgtaaatgtaatgtaaataaatgttaaatctagtgtgtgtgtgtgtgtgtgtgtgagtgtgtgtgtgtgtgtgtgtgtgtgtgtgtgtgtgtgtgagaaacagagATAGctcttacctgtgtgtgtgttggcaggaGACTGAGTACAGTCTGTAGATCTTAATGTATATAATGCTATAGGAGGAAATGACCTCACCCACATgatcttttcctttttatctctagaatctgtttttctttactgAAAAGTATCAGATGTATTTAAaggtataattaaaaaataaacacacttgcAGAACTCGAATATAACTTTAGTTAACCCGTGACAAATTGAAGTTGATTTTCACGTTTTacaatcaatttaatttaattaattacatttaggtgcagtgtgtgtgtgtgtgtgtgtgtgtgtgtgtgtgttttaagataAAGAATATGATTTGTGTATGATCATCTGGTTTTTATCAGGTATGTATTGtatgctgagtgtgtgtttatttctaaCATGTGTATcatcacattaaagactcatttGAAAGTGAAACTTCACATGGCACTAAAAACTCAAAACAACCATATGACCATATTTAGTGCTGCTTCTATAAAACCACATCCTGTTAACGTGGGGgaaaaagtgtttctttaaaGTTACAGCAGTTGTTTTTCTAAGAAATCATTTCTACTCTAcagatttttcttcattatCTTTAATTGCATTTTGTTATAATGGGCCACGTTGCAAACACTTTCTTGTGTAGATTTAGATTTTAGTCTACAATATTAATCCGCCATGGACTTTATAAACCAAGTTGATTTTACAGTTGTATTTCTCAGAAGCTCAGCTACTTAATTGTGCTAAACAGAAATGTGATGTTTCACTGCAATATTTCCATAACAAGGTTCCTGATTTCGATCTAGAGTTTGATGAATAGTTACACCATAAGCTATGGGTTAGAAACTGCTTCCTTATTGATTTCCATCAAACCAAGAGACAAATCAGTGCATGAATCAGCTTTATTTCTCATCATAGCCCAGG
It encodes:
- the LOC124392839 gene encoding LOW QUALITY PROTEIN: procathepsin L-like (The sequence of the model RefSeq protein was modified relative to this genomic sequence to represent the inferred CDS: inserted 1 base in 1 codon), whose amino-acid sequence is MMRVLLLTLLLSGVCCDMNLDGSWRSWKNXFNKNYSDAMEEAYRRSVWEQKVLEVKKHNEEAAAGLHTFTTGLNHLSDMTAEEVNAKLNGLRMENFSPQDDDDNFTFPINFPLPPSVNWTEDGFVTPVQNQGNCNSCWAFSAVGALEAQMKKKKGVLVPLSVQQLVDCSHLAGNHGCFGGLLTNAFHYIVNNEGISKESEYPYEDKEVFCRRAHNYGHCKGYRVLPRYNEFELQKVVATIGPVAVGINANMTSFHHYKDGIYNETSCPSLPLNHAVLIVGYGKEDGRQYWLVKNSWSDNWGEGGYIRMLRNQNQCGIGTYSVVPII